ATTCTTCTTTTTGGTTTAAGTTTGATCCAAggataatttaacttaattttagaTGGATGTGGATTTGCTTCAAGTGTCGTCATGATTTGCTATTAAAATGAGTTTGAAccttctttcttcaattcttttatttactCCTCAAcccataaaaatagaaagattatACACTTCAACTCACGTTCTCTTGTATTAACAATAATGCCCATGCCAATTaagctaattattattattttaattagtaataatataaaattataatatttattccTTAATTAAGGAAAAACAATTATGATACAGATATAATATCATTATTTTCCCTTTCTTAACGTTCCTTTTTACTttactttcctttcctttattttCCATTACAATTATTTACCCTACCAGAATTTGTTTACTATTATGAATATAAACTAAAAGGAAGTCAAATTTAtaattgttaaatattaaaaattcatatgaaGCCAATTTTTATATGAAACAATCAATCTGATTAGTTAATACGAATACCAAATTCTATCATTGAGACATCCCAACCTACCTTTTATCCTATATCAAAAATTGTCATCAACAAGGCAAAGAATCCACCAGCTTCAATTGATATCATTGCTACCCACATAATTGGCCGGGCTAGAACACAGCCATTTTATTTTAGAAAGCAAAGAAGACTGTGTTACAAGGATAGAGGgtcaaaattaaaagcaaattatgACCTGAAAATTTTGGATACATAATATTAATGACAAAAAGGGGGTTAAAGTTGTGATTGAAGTTAAATGAGTGTGTTTATTTTTGTGGTTTTGATGATAAGGAGGTGGATTAGTTGTAAGATTTAGATAGAGTTGAAGAACACACAAAAGCCAATCATAAAAAAGGTAGGGTTAATTTCATCTCAAAacttaaatttattgaattatttaaaattaagatcaaattgatataatatataaatttaaaaattaaatgcattattatatcaattagaaACTCTAAAAATTCTTCGTCCAACTTAATACAATTATAGGATTTTACTAAAACGGATCTGATAATCTAAACATCAAATAAatttgatttaccctcaataaaTAAGAATATGTAATGAGAAATATTGggatattatattaaattttaggtgaatatttacttaaaattaattaatactaCCTTCATTCCAGTAAAGTTGTCATATATTAGTGATAAAAATTTGAGaagattatattttaataatttccaaTGAAGtagtttattaaatatatattctataaaaattaattaattaaaatattttaaataatagagaTCAAAGTTTACTAAAAAAAGTCAACTATGACATTTTTAATGggacatttaatatttttactttaatattaaaattaaggggttttatgggtaaaaattataatttagggacttatttaactacaaatttAATATAAGGACTTGTTTAAACAAAGTGTAGTAGTTTAAGAGGTCTTTTTAgtatattaactttttttatttcttttaaatatttttttattagaaaatatttaataatctaTCAGTGGAGTTTTTAAACTTACAAGTAAGGTTAAATGATTAACAAGTATTCTAggatataataaatattttaaaaaaacacacacacattacaattttttatttgtgTTATTTAGTTAAAGGAAATATGCATTACTTATACTTACATATTATTTGGTTTGGTTTCCTTTTATTACTATATTAATATAtctttaattattattcaattttatattttatgatttgagTTATCAATTTGATTTAATGCTTGTAATAATGAATTATATTAGAGTTAttgtaaattagaaaaaagaattgaatagccgattgagttttagttcgattgtTATGAGTATTGTTGTTAATGTGGAAGGATGTGGATTTGAGTGCATTAAAATACATTATCCTTCAATTTATGGATTGGGGAAGGATTATGagtaattctaaatattttatatataaaataaaaaaaaccagatatggataatgaaattgttaaaaaaataatttgaatattttttaaactaaTGCCACTAAATGCTTACCAACGTTTCcctaaataatttcattaaaataataattagggtGAATTTAACATTAAGGAgcacttttataaaaaaacacttttaagtaaaaactataattttctattttgcaAGACAGTTTTTaccccaaaaatattttttttaaaatcaaaaaaacattttatttaacaatatttttgTCACAAACTTACATATTTAAAAATCCAAAGGTGCTTTATTTGCTAGTGTTGGGGTTATTACACTAATCCGTacatatttaaatgataaaaaagtaTAGACTCACAAATAAGATCCATAATTAAAGCCTTCCccttgcttataaatagctttaTAACCTTCAAAGCTTTTCATCCCAAAAACATCAGATAAAAGAAAGCTCCCAAAAATCAAAGGAAATGGTTCTTCCATCCGCTTTTCCACTTCTTTTATTATGCATTGTGTTTTTAAtggtaatttttagtttttcaaagaTGTGACATATTACAATCCATATCAACCAAAGTTTTCTTTAACTAACtctagcttcttcttcttcttttagtGTGGAAAAGGCAATGCAGGAAGGGATTTGGAAGAAAAATATGCTACAGCTTACTTTCACAAAACTTCTGATTCTGCAAATCACTTTGATGGAGGTGATGTGAAGAATTTGGAAGACAAATATTCTACGGCTTACTTCCACAAAGCTTTTGATGCTGAAAATCTTGATAGAGAAAAGGAGGTGACGAGTTTGGAAGACAAGTATGCTACGGCTTACTTTTACAAAACTTCTGATTCTGAAAGCCATGGCGAAGGGAAAGAAGTGAAGGGTTTGGAAGATAAATATGCTAATATTTACTTCCACAAAACTTCTGATTCTGAAAGCCATGGCGACGGGAAAGAAGTGAAGGGTTTGGAAGATAAATATGCTAATCTTTACTTCCACAAAACTTCTGATTCTGAAAGCCATTGCGAAGGGAAAGAAGTGAAGGGTTTGGAAGACAAGTATGCTACGGCTTACTTTCACAAAACTTCTAATTCTGAAAGCCATGGCGAAGGGAAAGAAGTGAAGGGTTTGGAAGACAAGTATGCTACGGCTTACTTTCACAAAACGTCTAATTCTGAAAGCCATGGCGAAGGGAAAGAAGTGAAGGGTTTGGAAGACAAGTATACAACGGCTTACTTTCACAAAACTTCTGATTCTGAAAGCCATGGCGAAGGGAAAGAAGTGAAGGGTTTGGAAGACAAGTATGCTACGGCTTACTTTCACAAAACTTCTAATTCTGAAAGCCATGGCGAAGGGAAAGAAGTGAAGGGTTTGGAAGACAAATATGCTACTGCTTATTTTCATCAAACTTCTAATTCTGAAAGCCATGGTGAAAGGAAAGCAATGAAGAGTTTGGAAGACAAATATTCCACAGCTTACTTTCACAAAGCGTTTGATTTGGAAACAAAATCTCTGCAGCAATCTTCTGAAATGGAGAATCACAACATGGAACATCACCACAACCACCATAATCATGTTGGAAGTGCAGAGATAGGCTTGTTTACCATAGATGAACTACGTGGCTTTAACGTAGGGAAAAAATTGCCCATCTTTTTCCCTATCAAAAACCACTCTCTTTACCCTCCTTTCTTACCCAAAGAAGTCGCTGACaccatccctttttcatcttcacaACTCTCCAATATTCTACAATTCTTCTCAGTTTCTCCAAACTCTCCAAAAGGCAAAGCCGTTCAAGATACACTCATAAAATGCGAACTTGAAGCAGCTCAAGGGGAGACCAAAATCTGTGCTACCTCGTTAGAATCTTTACTTGATTTCCTAAGCAACGCGTTTGGACCCGAGGTTGATTTCAAGTTCATCAGCACAAGGCACCCAACAATCACAACCCCaatatttcaaaattacacaGTTTTGAAATCTCCTCGAGAGATTGAATCTCCAAAGAAGGTGGCATGTCATCCAATGCCATATCTTTATGCAGTTCATTTTTGCCACTTTGATGCCACTGAGACCAAAGCTTTCAGACTCCAACTAGTTGGTGACATTAGTGGAGATAAAGTCGATGCTCTTGTTGTTTGCCATATGGATACTTCTGGTTGGAGCACCGATCATGCTGCTTTTCGCATGCTTGGTATTAAGCAAGGAAACGCTGTTTGCCATGTCTTTTCTCAGGGTAATCTTGTTTGGATTCAGCCACCGGTCGTCACTGTGAGTGCCATGTAAATGTTTGGCTGTTCGAAGGAGCTCTCATTTGCTTCAAGTAGTTTCGTTCATGGTATGCTAGTTCCTTCTTTCTATCTGTACTAACTATCAAGTAATTAAGCAATAAAATTATGTATCTTGGTtctcaagcaaaaaaaaaaaaaaggcagagGCTCTATTCTTCCAGGattttatgttgatatattaTGCAAAAAGTCGTGGGGAAATTAACTACACCAAATTGGAGgattaacttaaaaattaaaatctaacattttatcTTAATCGATGGCCcctgttctcttttttttttttttaatttctaagtgCCTCATCTTCGTTTTCAGTTGTTCTCTACAGTTATAAGAATAGTAGAGAGTGGCTATACGGATGATGATTGGTTACTCTTCTCCTgttcaaataataaataataagaaacaaaatctatgataaataaataataaaattatgatgCACTATAAGTGAATGACTAATCatccttaaataaaataaaaatagtgaaggatttataagaaaatattaataaatttgttcaaacataataaaataataattaattataaataaatgctaAAACTCGAGATCTTAGACTTTATACCTTAAAATTCgagagttattaatatttatttataataattgcatttaatgtttaaataaaattattagtattcaTTTACAAGTTtccatattttttgtttaatttaatgatgATGTGTCATGCTATTATTTATTAATAGTgcataaaatttatatactaaGAGTACATCAAATATTATTCCACAGGGGCGAAGCCAAGGGGGCTGGTAGGGGCTCCGGCCTCCCTAAactgtaaaattactatttaggctcttataattttttaaaaattttaaattaataaaggtaaaattttactttggcccccctaaaattataaaaatttgatttaattctttccaaattataaagatatagactataaaaaattaaaatttcatccgaccCCCCTAaaaattgttctggcttcgcccttgTTATTccataaaattaacaataataatttcataaaatttaaactagATAAAATATGGTAATGGCAATTATCATGGTTGTCATTAGGTATTGAAAGCTGATGCATTATGTATGCAACTTCTCCAGTATGCAAATTCactcacaatagtggaattcattacccgagatatgggtaaatgatattctcttactggcattacatggttgatgaaaagaaaACGTGGCCTTGGatcattcgtctttgtgatgagtgacttgattactatttgataataattgaatgttcatgaaagaagatgcaatggttaccatgagataaaatagaatcatattgggaaAGCGAATTTATCCCCAAGAGATTAAGGATACTCTATGATGGTAACACGCTTATGACAATATCATTAAACGAGCACTAATCAAGTTGCTTTGGTAATAGTATGTTGTAAGGAGAGCTCAattacgatactatagtggaataacttcgtaactaaatgagtttataattaataggggAAAAGCTagaacttgattataaatcatttgagccttagttgcatatgtccaatcgatcccttTACTAGCTCgttaaaaccataaatgaatcgtaagttgaattaaattaacaaaaatggatggaaatggtaaagttatagaaatgagaaacatttggaaattaaTGTTGTTTCCTCTAAATGAAAATCAcctgaaaaatgaatttatgattttttttaaattattatttaattcatcaattaaataattgaagttcgaaaatagaaataaatttattGGCCATGGTAAAtctgttgaatgtagaaatattaaatatattttctcaaatattcttttatggtaaaatcgtaatgattttaacggaattagaattggattgaaaaattatttaattgggaaattaaattaatatatttattttgggaaataaaaaaaatattgggttggattgaattataacgtattgggttaaaagtctagggAGTATttgtaattggacccaatatggGAGAAACCCAAAAGCCCCTCATGTTTAATGCCagggacgacaaaccctagtTTGTTCAACTAGGATACCTAATCCTAGTTAGACTAAAAGTtcgtttttctattgaaataaacttatacaattcaacaagggtttcacCTCTTCTCCCAATAAATAGATGTCATCAGTAGGGCTAAAtatacaactttgagatattgttattctgcctaAAAATAgcgaaaatttattttctaagtataaattttattttttggaataacaattctaccaatTTCTATTGAGAGAGATTTTGCTTTCCCGCTGAAAGTAAAGTAAAGAATTTATGGTTCTATGCTTGATTCAAATTCGTTTGAGCCCACACTCTAAGTaattcgtggtatgagaatagtaAAGAAggtcgtttggttgaaagtcgggAACGACAAGGAACGATAAGGATCCGTCTAGCCAAAAACATATGTGTGATTTTGGTAAAGGGTTTATTGTTACAAATATTACAATTCGgcttgattttcaattttttatttttccgttgtgtaagaaaaccattttcaaactaaattttttctaacatataatacatatgaggggaaacactgtaacacccctaacctatattcgtcgtcggaatagggttacaaggcattaccaatcaTCACAACATAAAACATACATTTTCACATACACatcaatcaaatataatctcaatgtcccttataaggatCTGTGAAACCTTAAAACAagcttagaagtggtttgggactaaactggtaacatttacaaactttagaaaacttataaaattttcaaacatttaagggtcacgtgcccgtgtgatcaggccgtgtgcctcacacgaccaccagacacgcccatgtcacaggccgtgtgaaaacagggtatacatactgacttgcaccacacggtcgaggacacacccgtgtgccatgatcgtgggaaaactggaggggttactgacCTAGGTCACACagctgaccacacgcccatgtgccagcccgtgtgccacacacggccagtagatatgtccgtgtgtctaggccgtgtcaaacctgtagggtatactgccttaattcgaagggctaccccaggggacacacagccgtgtagcatgaccgtgtgtcacacacggctgagacacacgttcgtgtctctgcccgtgtggacaaaaataggtcatttgtaaagccaatttgccaccattTTCTCATGTACACatagcaaccaaaacatgctattcCAAATACATATTATGCCACGTAtcctcaaccatttcaactactaaattccatatttaaaacataccaaatcattatgtCAAAATCATCAAAGCTTACATAAGTGCCAAATGCATTTCCTTATCAACTTATCAActatttcatatcacaaaacatatcatatcatcatctcaaattCAAACCACAATATACCATCTTCCGAGCAAAAATACTTCAACTTACAACTATTCAAAAGAACAACCATATAACCATACCAAACAAGCCAAcacataaggcattatatacatcacatatatcacttatcaaagacataacttaagccaacttaaatggccaaatacatgccaacatttacaagccaaatctcatggctcaaaatcataactcaaaacatatcaagataacactagcctatacatgccatataccatatatacaaagctccaaaagtaccaacaagatgattgatagtgtgatgacgctTCCCAAAAATTCCCGAGTCCGAgttagcttcgataatctataaaatagtgaaaaataaacacagtaagctttaaaagcttagtaagccatatacaaataaatttaccACATGAATCACAATATTTCTATCAATAGGCCAaatacacaaacctttctcaGTGAATGCTTATTCAAATTCACATGTCATTACATCAACTACTTCCCTTTTCAATATTCGTATGAATTTCATATATACTTGAGtcatttaactcattcacacattctttctcgaattgtctttgcccgttgaaccattcagaattactaaggatactcagaaatcacataagctcgtacagtgtcatatcctagatatggtcttacatgttatcacatatcgatgccactgtcccaaacagggtcttacacgaaatcgattaacgatgccaatgtcccagacatggtctcacacgtaatcacaatacaatgccaatttcccagacatggtcttatatgtaatcacatctcggtaacctaatgtcataCATTCGTATCCTATAATATTCCTAAAGTTCATATGGGAATTTCAATGTCGtaactctgtcgattcttgcttgtaattgctcgttcaacatttataaaaattcaatgacaaataaacacatataattcaatttaaagacatttatttgcatatgaacttaccttgtagtcGGAATAGAGGAactggatcgactattcgataacttttgattttcctcaatctaaatccaatttctttcgttcttgatctatatatatatattcaaagttaatcaatttaatcaccaaatcaataaatttcatccacaaacacatatttaagcctattttcactttttccctaaactttcacatttcttacaatttagtccttatttcataaaaacacaatttaccaCATTTTCAATTAAACCCAAGCTAGTCGAATTTCTATAGGCTCCTTAACAAcctatatttattaatattttatacatttaaccTCACAGTTTcatcttttcacaaattaatctattttatgcaatttcactaaaaatcactttacaaaacatgataatctatcatcaaaaattcatatttcatcatcaaataccaAAGGACACAATAACTCATCAACGGAAACTCTTagaatctttaatagtttcaaaaattaAGACACAGGCTAGCTAGTCCTCAAAGCAAcggtcacaaaaacataaaaatcatcaaaaaccgagctcgaaacatacctcaattaagAACAAAAAGGGCTGAACCCTAAAAAAATATCCATGGCTTCTTTCTCTTCTAATTTCggtgaagatgatgataatttaagcttaaaattgtttttttcttttatttattataacttaatacatagtttaccattttacccttggttattaaaccatttaatcatcaaatatatggccattaatgtccatatccactatcaatggtatatttacaacataaggccCTTCCATGTAATGaaccatagcaattaagcacttttaacttatagcatgctacttttgcattttacgcgatttagtctttttctcaaattaaccacttaaacgataaaattatttcacgaaatttttgcacatatataatcacatgatataaacacaaaaaataatattaaaataactttacaaccttggatttgtggttccgaagtCACTGTTTCGGTTTAGCtaaaaatcgggatgttacaagcgcACTCTATTAGCCACCTCTCTTTCCTAATTCAACTAGGGAAATGATTTTTCtgttaaataaacattaaatgcATTCTACTAATTCAATTAGGGTTTTactttctctccctataaatagatggcaatAGTAGGGTTAAAAAGATAATAAGTTACACaacttttgagatattattattctgcccaaaaataatgagaatttatttataagtataaattctatttctcgagaataacaattctactggtTTTTATAAGAAGAGAGTTTTACTTTTCTACTAAAAGTAAGAAAAATATTCCTGGTTATGTGTTTGATTCAGGATTGTTCAAGCTCACACTGAAAATAGTTCGTGACATGAGAATAGCAGGGAAGGTCGTTCGGTTGAAAGCCGGGGACGACAACGATCCTTCTAGTCCAAAACATAAGTATGATTTGGGGAAattttttattactataaatatcataaacaactcaatttttataattttattttttctttgtgcCAGAAAATCATTTTTTAGCCAGATTTTTTTCCCAATAATTAGTATCAAAGCATCAGGAACAACAACCAGGTCGCAACACAACAGAACGAGCTCCAGACTTGAAGTTCGAAGGTGTATGTCGCAACACACATAACTTGTGTCGCTATACAACATTGATGGGggacaaaaattaatcaagaGTGTTTTCGTCTGCATAATCAATATTTATCAAAGTTTAGGCTTTGTAATTGACCTAATTTGGCTGCTAACTTTACCTATAAATAGCAAAGCTTAGGCTGAGCTATAGGAGGAGTTTTTAGAATGCcgtttttagggttttagttagCAGATTTTAGTTTCAGTTAGgatttttaattaggttttattttattttctacacagctttatttcttatttttaactTGGATTCAATTTGTGGCTAAGTCTTCATTATTAAGTATcttagtattttttttctttcacttcttGCTTGTCAGCATCGATATCTCACTAGTTGTTAAAGGAATTTACGGAACCGAGCACATCTAGCTTATCAAACGGATCAATTTCTATCTTCCTATCGTTTTAGTTTAACTTGTGTGTTTTACATTATTAAATAAATTCTAGGGAAAATGACATCTAGATTCATGAGTGGTTAATTCTTTTAGAAAGATTAATGAGCAGATGTGGGAGTAATTAACGGAAGAATGAGAGTTTACCACAGAATTAGTTGGCTTAAATTGTGCAtgcttaaaccctaggattgatgaccctaggaagtaatctagGTAAATGAGGTTGAGAGAATAGTTTACCAAGTAGATCAAAATTTATCTCGATTTAAATTGCGATTTCGAGAGATAAGTGGTttttattgattaattaaattaattagttagaggtaATAATAAGTTAGCTATtagctaattaattaaaacttgAGTTTTGAAATTAATTACAACCACTGAAGCTAGTTAATCTTCTGTCTATTAATTGAGATTTCTTTGTTTGTcagtttgtttttaattttattttattttatgaccttaatttttattactaattatcgtaatataattttcaattattattatttaaacctATTATTGTAGAAGATAATTTTAGATCAATCCATCCTCCTTTGGGTATGATTCTCGGAATACTTCTTGTACCCCATTGTACAatattatattacaatttgacacgTATATTTGCGGATACTgctgctttaatttcatatctttttgTTGTAGTATTTTCAGTCCAGACGTCCGCACATTTAACGGCAATTAGATTCCTTGCATACTTTTGAAAATGTCATCCTTAATTACCTAGTTTAGAATCCCAAGAAATGTCACCAGACTCATCTCAAACTCTGATTGCATCATCTTCACAAAACCTTCTTTCCCCTTCTAAGAAGTCGAATCATATATGATGTCATTTACATAAGTTCACATAATAGTGGTGTTACCTTTCTCATTCTTTATAAACAGTGCTATGTCAAGCTTGCCTCTTCGATAACTTTGATCAAGAAAAAACATGACAGCCTCTCGTACCATGCTCTAGGTGCCTTCTTCAAGTCATGATAAGCGTTAGTGAGCTTAAACACGTAGTTTGCATGTTTAAGATTCTCAAATCCCTTGAGTTGTTTTACGTACACTTctttatttattaacaaataaacTCTTGATATTAAAATAAGTTGCAATAGCAAAAAGCAATGTTATGACCTCAAATCTAGCCACTCTCCTCATAGTGCATCCCTTCTACCTGAACTGTAAGCCTTATTTTTCATCTAACTTGTTTTTAAGATTCATTGGGTCCCAATCGCATTGCAATTAACTAGTCTTAGGACAAGTCACACATTGATTAGACCCTTGAATAGTTTGAATCCAAACCTCATCCCTCAAAGCTTCTACTCTGATTCaaattaaattctatatttaaaaaaattaattataaaaatattttagaaacaaTAGTACCGATCACAAAAACTTACGAAAATCACACCAacctaattaaatatttttaatttaaaaactatttGAAACATTCAACATTATAATTCCAATGAGGAGAATCCAGCAAAAATCTAGAAAGTAGCTATCAAATAATAATGggaataaaaatatacaaaaaaaaaggatcaaaacaaaagtgaaaatGTCCAACAAGACAATTTCGGTGACTCGAACAAAACCaagtttttgttttcattttttttaataattctaagattACAACACAACTGGATCCCTCTGGATCTTTCAATGTACACAAAATACCTTGAATCTCTATTAGCCCCCCAAAAAACACAGTTCCATCGTgtgaggaaaaaaaaaaagaacagttCAGACATCTATTTACCGATATGAGTAGTCATCCCCATGATATTGACGAACTTGGACCATGTGATTATCCTCTGCAAAAAAGAATTGTCAAAGACCAACCCATTTTACCCATCTGAAGATCCGACCGACCCGGAAAGGCAACTCGTAATCTTTGACGACTGCTGGTTCCCTTCTTGCAGCCTCAGACCATACGTAAACCCCACGTTCTTGCCTGCTTCCAGGTACAGTGTTGTCGAGTATAACAGCCACAATGAAAGCTATTACCATGTGTAATGATAGCAATGTGTTCATAATGTAATTTACCTACAAAAAAAGGACATTAATGAAAAGTCTGCTTGAATCTTGGTAACATATGACAGCAAGCTATGATTTAGAATATATTCAAGGGGATAAGGCAACATCTATAATTTTTTAAGGATGACATGACACAATATCAAAGTGCCACATCCAAAATCGAGAAAAATTGCCGAGTTTTCAATGACCAAGTTGGGAAAAGTGTCAACAAACGAGCAATTAAGAGAATGAAGA
The Gossypium hirsutum isolate 1008001.06 chromosome A07, Gossypium_hirsutum_v2.1, whole genome shotgun sequence genome window above contains:
- the LOC107953294 gene encoding BURP domain-containing protein 14 → MVLPSAFPLLLLCIVFLMCGKGNAGRDLEEKYATAYFHKTSDSANHFDGGDVKNLEDKYSTAYFHKAFDAENLDREKEVTSLEDKYATAYFYKTSDSESHGEGKEVKGLEDKYANIYFHKTSDSESHGDGKEVKGLEDKYANLYFHKTSDSESHCEGKEVKGLEDKYATAYFHKTSNSESHGEGKEVKGLEDKYATAYFHKTSNSESHGEGKEVKGLEDKYTTAYFHKTSDSESHGEGKEVKGLEDKYATAYFHKTSNSESHGEGKEVKGLEDKYATAYFHQTSNSESHGERKAMKSLEDKYSTAYFHKAFDLETKSLQQSSEMENHNMEHHHNHHNHVGSAEIGLFTIDELRGFNVGKKLPIFFPIKNHSLYPPFLPKEVADTIPFSSSQLSNILQFFSVSPNSPKGKAVQDTLIKCELEAAQGETKICATSLESLLDFLSNAFGPEVDFKFISTRHPTITTPIFQNYTVLKSPREIESPKKVACHPMPYLYAVHFCHFDATETKAFRLQLVGDISGDKVDALVVCHMDTSGWSTDHAAFRMLGIKQGNAVCHVFSQGNLVWIQPPVVTVSAM